One genomic region from Anaerolineae bacterium encodes:
- the cydB gene encoding cytochrome d ubiquinol oxidase subunit II produces the protein MSHEFLQNIWYLLIGVLLTGYAVLDGFDLGVGVMYPFVAKKDEERRLLLNSIGPFWDGNEVWLLTGGGALFAAFPHVYATVFSGFYLALFIVLSALILRAVSFEFRSKEENPTWRKAWDYIFFVGSLVPAVLTGVAVGNIMRGVPLNAQMEFIGNFFTLLNPFSLLVGLTGLAMFVSHGAIYLMMKTNGPVAERARRWANGAWIALVVLAILTTIVAAIEVPQRFENASRQPLIWAIPVLTAIFMGLTRWNLARGRAGLAFLFSSLTIVGLMAIFGAANYPYLVPASNVPEYSLTIFNASSSRLTLLVMLIIALIGMPIVIIYTAYIYYALRGKARVEKEGY, from the coding sequence ATGAGTCACGAATTCCTTCAGAACATCTGGTATTTGCTCATAGGGGTCCTGCTCACCGGTTACGCCGTTCTGGACGGATTTGACCTTGGGGTAGGAGTGATGTATCCTTTTGTAGCCAAAAAAGACGAAGAGCGTCGCCTGCTCCTTAACTCCATCGGGCCTTTCTGGGATGGCAACGAAGTCTGGCTTTTGACCGGTGGCGGGGCGCTTTTCGCTGCTTTCCCTCACGTTTACGCCACCGTCTTCAGCGGTTTCTATCTGGCACTCTTTATCGTTCTTTCTGCCCTGATCCTGCGGGCCGTCAGCTTTGAATTCCGCAGCAAGGAGGAAAATCCAACTTGGCGGAAAGCTTGGGACTATATCTTCTTCGTAGGAAGCCTGGTGCCTGCTGTGCTGACGGGCGTGGCTGTTGGGAATATAATGCGAGGGGTGCCGCTGAACGCGCAAATGGAATTCATAGGCAACTTCTTCACCCTGCTGAATCCTTTCTCCCTCCTGGTCGGGCTTACGGGGCTGGCGATGTTCGTCTCCCACGGGGCCATTTACCTTATGATGAAAACGAATGGGCCAGTGGCTGAGCGAGCTCGCCGCTGGGCTAATGGTGCCTGGATTGCGCTGGTCGTATTAGCAATTCTAACCACCATCGTGGCGGCCATAGAGGTGCCCCAGCGGTTTGAAAACGCCTCCCGTCAGCCGCTCATCTGGGCCATCCCCGTCCTCACAGCAATCTTTATGGGGCTGACCCGCTGGAACCTGGCGCGGGGCAGGGCCGGACTTGCCTTCCTTTTCTCCAGTTTGACCATTGTCGGGCTGATGGCAATCTTTGGTGCTGCCAATTACCCTTACCTGGTGCCCGCCAGCAACGTGCCCGAGTATAGCCTGACCATTTTCAACGCTTCATCTTCCAGACTCACGCTCCTGGTGATGCTGATTATTGCCCTGATCGGGATGCCCATAGTCATCATTTACACCGCTTACATCTACTACGCTCTGCGCGGGAAGGCCCGGGTGGAAAAAGAGGGCTACTAA
- a CDS encoding TraR/DksA C4-type zinc finger protein, translated as MAKKPEFFKRMLEEEREKLVKELETFRTRKVSGAVSHSNHMAEVATDAFDQACGQSLERHLERLLHEVEYALSKFEKGIYGICENCGKPIEETRLETLPQALYCLECQYRHELNPRRA; from the coding sequence ATGGCGAAGAAGCCGGAATTCTTCAAGAGAATGCTGGAGGAAGAGCGGGAAAAATTGGTAAAAGAACTGGAAACTTTCAGGACCAGGAAGGTTTCCGGCGCCGTAAGCCACAGCAACCACATGGCCGAGGTGGCCACTGATGCCTTTGACCAGGCCTGTGGTCAATCCCTGGAGAGGCACCTGGAAAGACTTCTCCACGAGGTAGAATATGCCCTCTCCAAGTTTGAAAAAGGGATATATGGCATATGTGAAAACTGTGGCAAACCCATTGAGGAAACGCGCCTGGAAACCCTACCGCAGGCTCTATACTGCCTGGAGTGTCAATACCGTCACGAATTGAATCCCAGGAGGGCTTAA
- the lspA gene encoding signal peptidase II, with protein sequence MPGTYRWVTPAVALVVLGVDQFTKYLVKTNIPLGASWAPLKGIERFFSFTHVINRGIAFGLLPEWGDYFLYVGILVVFLLIFYHFRIKEASLFFQFCFGLQLGGALGNLIDRIRYGYVVDFLDFKFWPVFNVADSSITIGTLLLVLYFLKKRGGERA encoded by the coding sequence ATGCCAGGGACCTACCGCTGGGTAACACCTGCGGTTGCTTTAGTGGTCCTGGGGGTTGACCAGTTTACCAAATACCTGGTAAAAACAAACATCCCTTTGGGAGCTTCGTGGGCTCCCTTGAAAGGGATAGAAAGGTTTTTTTCCTTCACGCACGTCATTAACCGGGGTATAGCTTTCGGTCTCCTGCCTGAGTGGGGCGATTATTTCCTCTATGTGGGAATTCTTGTGGTTTTTCTCCTAATCTTTTACCATTTCCGAATTAAAGAGGCCTCACTTTTTTTCCAATTTTGCTTCGGGTTGCAGCTCGGAGGCGCCCTGGGCAACCTTATTGACAGGATCCGTTACGGTTATGTGGTGGATTTCCTGGATTTCAAATTCTGGCCCGTCTTCAACGTGGCCGATAGCTCCATAACTATAGGCACTCTTCTCCTGGTCTTATATTTCCTTAAAAAAAGAGGAGGTGAAAGAGCGTGA
- a CDS encoding MoaD/ThiS family protein, giving the protein MKVTTRVYATLKRYIPEGKSDHDMEVDLPAGTTVGELIENFLKIPPDAVKVVFVNGRHAEMNQVLNEGDRVGIFPPVAGG; this is encoded by the coding sequence GTGAAGGTCACAACGAGGGTCTATGCAACTTTAAAGCGCTACATACCTGAGGGGAAAAGTGACCATGACATGGAAGTTGACCTCCCCGCAGGCACTACCGTGGGTGAACTTATTGAAAATTTCCTGAAAATCCCTCCGGATGCGGTGAAAGTGGTTTTCGTCAACGGAAGACACGCTGAAATGAACCAGGTCCTTAACGAGGGAGATAGGGTTGGGATTTTCCCACCTGTGGCCGGTGGATAA